One genomic region from Rosa rugosa chromosome 1, drRosRugo1.1, whole genome shotgun sequence encodes:
- the LOC133725653 gene encoding probable mediator of RNA polymerase II transcription subunit 26b, with the protein MAKSGSSLNYWRNYFRTANSDIFGIIDHAIMVAAVDCPKEFRLRRDRVAELLFSCRMSRCSGCEKVELVVPGGHGHDDHYEVEHDDDDDDDRGDRDFEAGASKESKVNSSRDDQIGEMSMKNDQDSNYSYGLAEALTDEIEQESQVIGEVLRIKEIFQNSEHESDAVLFESLRKLELMALSVETLKATEIGKPVNRLRKHRSMKIRNLVRTLIDGWKVMVDEWVNATTAIASGGTEVISDSVDPSVDDDFEEGLPTPPLDEGAFFATQTTSMELSEFFDGMEDYGNPRNSGQYTRNRENGRKPSLEKQNVVKQEQQYVSDQGNVLPKKIKSESVMVKQEVDVKPNRPSNTNSGPRRPPKISMERKGVSSVTNIEQRTDKVSIQKRQLTGQQQDKYKCSDEVAVQVKLEATKRKLQESYQQAENAKKQRTVQVMELHDLPKQGLGHRNPHLKPGNHNRQRAHGRRF; encoded by the exons ATGGCCAAGTCTGGGTCTTCACTGAATTACTGGAGGAATTATTTCCGGACGGCGAATTCGGACATTTTCGGCATCATTGACCATGCCATCATGGTTGCCGCTGTGGATTGTCCCAAGGAGTTCAGGTTGCGGAGGGATCGAGTTGCTGAGCTCTTGTTTTCGTGTAGGATGAGCAGGTGTTCGGGTTGCGAAAAGGTGGAGTTGGTGGTGCCTGGTGGTCATGGTCATGATGATCACTATGAGGTGGagcatgatgatgatgatgatgatgatcgagGTGATAGAGATTTTGAGGCCGGGGCTAGTAAAGAGAGCAAGGTCAATAGCAGCAGAGATGATCAGATTGGTGAGATGAGCATGAAGAATGATCAGGATAGCAATTACAGCTATGGATTGGCTGAGGCTTTGACCGATGAGATTGAACAAGAGTCTCAGGTTATCGGGGAGGTTTTGAGGATCAAAGAGATCTTCCAGAATAGTGAACATGAG TCTGATGCTGTATTGTTTGAGTCGTTGAGGAAGCTTGAGTTGATGGCTCTGTCTGTGGAGACTCTCAAGGCAACTGAGATTGGGAAGCCTGTTAACCGGCTAAGAAAGCATAGATCAATGAAGATTCGCAATCTTGTTCGAACACTAATTGATGGGTGGAAAGTCATGGTAGATGAATGGGTCAATGCTACTACAGCTATTGCTTCTGGGGGAACAGAAGTTATTTCGGATTCTGTTGATCCATCAGTTGATGATGACTTTGAAGAAGGACTTCCCACTCCTCCATTGGATGAAGGAGCTTTCTTTGCCACTCAAACCACCTCAATGGAACTCTCTGAGTTCTTTGATGGTATGGAAGATTATGGGAATCCTCGAAACAGTGGGCAATATACCAGGAATCGTGAAAATGGAAGAAAACCATCACTGGAGAAACAAAATGTTGTGAAGCAGGAACAACAGTATGTTAGTGATCAGGGAAATGTGCTtcccaagaaaataaaaagtgaaTCAGTGATGGTCAAACAAGAAGTTGATGTGAAGCCAAATAGGCCCTCAAACACCAACTCTGGCCCTCGGAGACCTCCCAAAATAAGTATGGAGCGAAAGGGTGTCAGTAGTGTAACAAATATTGAACAAAGAACAGATAAGGTTTCCATTCAGAAGAGGCAACTCACTGGTCAGCAGCAAGATAAATACAAGTGTTCAGATGAAGTTGCAGTGCAAGTGAAGCTTGAAGCCACAAAAAGGAAACTCCAGGAGAGTTATCAACAAGCTGAGAATGCCAAGAAGCAACGGACAGTACAGGTAATGGAATTGCATGATCTACCCAAGCAGGGGCTTGGCCATAGGAATCCACATTTAAAACCTGGAAACCACAATCGGCAAAGGGCACATGGGCGGAGATTCTGA
- the LOC133731401 gene encoding uncharacterized protein At5g19025-like, whose translation MAFPTRTSGSLRHVILLFLLIPYLLGFLFFFVAALLFVEFCCGARSRKCDCHGCKGLKKAMEFDLQLQNEECVKTGSKEIDKLPWKGGSDTNPNYECLRSELRKMAPPSCFFEHGVGAPSPSLKAGVPSEAAGIRSDFSNFTLKCNCFCFWNLFVCED comes from the coding sequence ATGGCGTTTCCAACGAGGACATCAGGGAGCCTCCGCCATGTGATTCTGCTGTTCCTCCTGATCCCCTACCTCCTcggcttcctcttcttcttcgtcgcCGCCCTCCTCTTCGTCGAGTTCTGCTGTGGCGCCCGATCGCGCAAGTGCGACTGCCATGGCTGCAAGGGCTTGAAGAAGGCCATGGAATTCGATTTGCAGCTGCAGAATGAGGAGTGTGTCAAGACCGGGTCTAAGGAGATCGATAAGTTGCCCTGGAAGGGCGGGAGTGACACCAATCCCAATTACGAGTGTCTCCGGTCCGAGCTCAGGAAGATGGCTCCGCCGTCTTGCTTTTTCGAGCACGGTGTGGGTGCCCCGTCGCCAAGCTTGAAGGCTGGGGTCCCAAGCGAGGCCGCCGGCATAAGAAGTGACTTTTCCAATTTTACCCTCAAATGCAATTGCTTTTGTTTCTggaatttgtttgtttgtgaggATTGA